The Drosophila nasuta strain 15112-1781.00 chromosome 2L, ASM2355853v1, whole genome shotgun sequence genome window below encodes:
- the LOC132784671 gene encoding transient receptor potential cation channel protein painless-like: protein MTKVEVDAQQELNDAFEAGDSDGFYRAISHGAQPNLRSKRDKDNQMSIFEKALSTSGCARFLNACLDAGCDPNYVNPKLNKAAIHYAIDSGSQHNVSALLKHRNAKVDVDHMYDGETALRRLIKSLDASNAPRLIIAIRLLLRKGASPNIADSDDKSLMQHVLLNENISKWTRQSLILEFLKAPQLSQFNYHEGLYFLSRHYFKGKDDQLYYLLVRPLLSLPVSEMLKTMVQYQKNTVNWDNKKMLRVLLMEHITKHTENALEAVLATLKYNSLLEYEYVVELAVEAGSWSTVLQLLKSEFCKTETKSTLLKTMIMQVQLKPLINCRQGNEYQECLLQLLKDQRQCINDVDDQHKTPLHYAVLCRNEIAIRVLLREGARLGVRNAKNRWLIEDIDAKLLEEHFDYCIIGRGEKSSHEAYEIIMTCLNMTNEHNELDIAPIACMARSKELCPLLEHPLITCFLQLKWGRLTTIFLTHFIINILLNLMLWIHIWLRFPERHNNELPIRIVKSLFLVLIIYVLIVEVISFLIVKHWWRSSIDFILISMLILTNIECGDDIQRIIAVFAIMLMGIKLMDIISALPVRAISTHMLMLRQVASTFAKSLLQYSMLLFSFTLCFYVLFSKPSSMNSANFTDSANLTASTNSTVKEFRLSYAKLDLSFMKTIVMFNGEYDNIDANGYFSSFVVIIFMFMVMVLTNLLGGLAVGDTQTIRAQVELNAAICRTNVLYRFTGLLDGNSHRLKRGLRIFKKLMRIHAESTCDYVSIFPNQENRVEVYMANDRENVLSGQVFTGHEDGASGSETEMDEPADLNLHFNTAVDANEGTSSQSCGFNKRHPYANITIENQTVARALKIIKEKEMKDINEQRQEDIRMLLMEIKNQTKNSMSTSLINNNL, encoded by the exons ATGACGAAGGTCGAAGTCGATGCTCAGCAAGAGCTAAACGATGCATTTGAAGCTGGAGATTCTGATGGATTTTATCGTGCCATCAGCCATGGTGCTCAGCCCAACCTCAGGTCCAAAAGGGATAAGGACAATCAAATGAGCATCTTTGAGAAAGCCCTATCAACATCAGGATGTGCTAGATTTCTAAATGCTTGTCTTGATGCTGGCTGCGATCCCAATTAC GTTAATCCGAAGCTCAATAAAGCTGCCATCCACTATGCAATAGATTCAGGGAGTCAGCACAATGTTTCCGCGCTGCTTAAGCATCGCAACGCCAAAGTAGATGTTGATCACATGTACGACGGGGAAACAGCATTGAGGAGGTTAATCAAAAGTCTAGACGCAAGTAATGCTCCTCGTCTCATTATCGCCATTCGATTGCTATTGAGAAAAGGCGCTTCACCCAATATTGCCGATTCTGATGACAAATCTCTCATGCAACATGTGCTACTCAACGAAAATATCTCAAAATGGACACGACAGAGTTTGATCTTAGAGTTTCTAAAGGCACCCCAACTCAGTCAATTCAATTATCACGAAGGACTCTATTTTCTTTCGAGGCATTATTTCAAAGGTAAAGATGACCAGCTCTATTATCTCCTAGTGCGTCCGCTACTCAGTCTGCCTGTTTCTGAAATGCTCAAAACCATGGTGCAATACCAAAAGAACACTGTAAACTGGGataataagaaaatgttaCGAGTTTTGCTTATGGAGCACATAACAAAGCATACTGAGAATGCACTCGAAGCAGTGCTTGCCACCCTGAAATATAACTCGCTCCTGGAATATGAGTATGTTGTGGAGTTGGCTGTCGAAGCTGGTAGCTGGTCAACTGTTCTTCAATTGCTTAAGAGCGAATTTTGTAAGACGGAGACCAAGAGCACGCTTCTAAAAACTATGATTATGCAGGTGCAATTGAAACCGCTGATCAATTGCCGGCAGGGCAACGAATACCAGGAATGTTTGTTGCAATTGCTTAAGGATCAGCGGCAGTGTATCAATGACGTCGATGATCAGCACAAAACGCCTCTGCATTATGCGGTGCTCTGTCGCAATGAGATTGCCATAAGAGTGCTCTTGAGGGAGGGAGCCAGATTGGGAGTGCGTAATGCCAAGAATCGCTGGTTGATCGAGGATATCGATGCCAAGCTTCTGGAGGAGCATTTCGATTACTGCATCATTGGGCGAGGCGAGAAGTCCAGCCACGAGGCTTACGAGATCATTATGACCTGTCTAAATATGACCAACGAGCACAACGAACTCGATATTGCTCCCATTGCCTGCATGGCCCGGTCGAAGGAGCTGTGTCCACTGCTGGAGCATCCGTTGATCACCTGCTTTCTGCAGCTGAAGTGGGGTCGACTCACCACCATCTTCTTAACACACTTTATCATCAATATCCTCTTAAATTTGATGTTGTGGATCCATATTTGGTTGCGTTTCCCTGAACGTCATAACAACGAGCTTCCTATAAGGATTGTTAAGAGTCTGTTCCTAGTGCTGATTATCTATGTTCTTATTGTGGAAGTCATTTCTTTTCTGATAGTCAAGCACTGGTGGCGCAGTTCAATCGATTTTATTCTGATTTCTATGCTCATCCTCACAAACATCGAGTGTGGAGATGACATCCAAAGGATTATTGCCGTCTTCGCCATCATGCTGATGGGCATCAAGCTGATGGATATTATTAGTGCCCTACCTGTGCGTGCCATATCGACGCACATGCTCATGCTGCGCCAGGTGGCAAGTACTTTCGCAAAGAGCTTGTTACAGTATTCCATGCTGTTGTTCAGCTTCACATTGTGCTTCTATGTCCTGTTTTCCAAACCGAGCTCTATGAATTCAGCGAATTTTACGGATTCAGCGAACTTAACCGCTTCAACGAACTCAACAGTTAAAGAGTTCCGTCTCTCCTATGCGAAACTCGATTTATCGTTTATGAAGACAATTGTTATGTTCAATGGTGAATATGATAATATTGACGCTAATGGATATTTCAGTAGTTTTGTGGTGATCATATTCATGTTTATGGTCATGGTCCTGACCAATTTACTGGGCGGCCTGGCTGTCGGCGATACGCAG ACTATTCGGGCTCAAGTGGAACTCAATGCTGCTATATGTCGAACAAATGTGTTGTATAGGTTTACAGGACTCTTGGACGGGAATTCGCATCGATTAAAACGTGGGCTTCGCATCTTTAAGAAACTGATGCGAATCCATGCAGAATCTACCTGTGACTATGTATCCATATTTCCAAACCAAGAGAATCGGGTGGAGGTCTACATGGCGAATGATAGAGAAAATGTTCTCTCAGGTCAAGTATTTACCGGTCATGAAGATGGTGCAAGCGGTTCCGAAACTGAAATGGATGAGCCGGCGGATTTGAACCTCCATTTCAATACAGCAGTGGATGCCAATGAAGGAACTTCCTCCCAGTCTTGTGGATTCAATAAACGCCACCCTTATGCTAATATAACAATTGAAAATCAGACTGTTGCCCGAGctcttaaaattattaaagaaaaagaaatgaaagatATCAATGAGCAACGACAGGAGGATATCAGGATGCTGTTGATGGAGATAAAAAACCAGACAAAGAATTCAATGAGTACATCattaattaacaacaatttataa